In the genome of Primulina tabacum isolate GXHZ01 chromosome 13, ASM2559414v2, whole genome shotgun sequence, the window TGACcgaggtacgggtccctggacttaatagataaccagggtgcgaagccctggccttcatgaatggtcaAGGTACGGAGCCCCTGGTTatggagccctggccttcatgaatggtcgaggtacggagccccgagccagggtacggatccctggacttaatagataaccggggtacgggtccccgggccagggtacgggtctcTGGATTTAAAAGATGACCGAGGTATGggtccccgagccagggtacgggtcccggacttaatagataaccagggtgcaaAGCCATGGCCTTCATGAAtgatcgaggtacggagccccgagccagggtacgggtccctggacttaatagataaccagggtgcgaagccctggccttcattaatggtcgaggtacggaggcccgagccagggtacggatccctggacttaatatataaccagggtacggagccctggccttaatgaatggtcgaggtacgaaGCCCTGAGCcaggtacggatccctggacttaatagataaccggggtacgggtcctcGGGCCAGGGTatgggtccctggacttaaaagatgaccgaggtacgggtccccgagccagggtacgggtccctggacttaatagataaccagggtgcgaagccctggccttcatgaatggtcgaggtatggagctccgagccagggtacggatctcTGGACTTAGATAAATGGTCgaggcctcatacctcccgggctttagataatgtgccggggccccgtacctcccggactttcaagaatgtgccggggcctcgtacctccTGGGCTTAAGATAATGTGTCGGGGCCTCGTACTTCCCGGACTTtcaagaatgtgccggggcctcatacctcccgagctttagataatgtgccggggcctcatacctcccgggcttTCCAGAATGTGTTggggcctcgtacctcccggacttaagaGATTTTGCTTTATCTGTTgtattagttttattaaaaatcaaatcactaACCTAGAAATATTGAATCCGAATTCATTTTCGGTAGAGTGAAACTTCTCTGGTTGAGCTAAATTAGGTGACTAATATAGCTGTATGCTACTGAGTGCATAGCAAATGTTCTTCATGCCAATCCGGAATAGCTGCTGAGTTTTGAGCCTATATGAAATACACATATAAGATCTGAATGCCGAGCTGGTTGGACTTGTATGTTTGCCAAGCAGAGTTGGGCTTATTTTTGAATGGAAATCATATCTACGTCTTGAGCttaatttcccacagacggcgccaatgatgcgatccgggtgaaatgagtgagcggggtcgggtgctccaccagatctgctatcaaaattatgaaggaaataagagcaatgtagatatctgaaccagaagcttctttcccgggcggagaggatttcctgcactcaagaaggtaaccacgtgaatgggcgccggaggggtgtccggcgtggccactccgatgcttaagtcagtgaatgattcaagccaaaaaccaatgtaaccaagtgatggttgtgatattggtgtgaatgaatgaatgtaaatgtaaagagagaacctgatatttatagtaggagaagtaatgatgacctcgttctccgtgctacctactaattatagtaggacggTTGAGCACACCAtatattctgacatgtcaaatctcatactggTCACATCCAGCCCATCTGGTTTTGTCGACCCATCGGCCTAATGTCAGAGATGGGACAGCCCACATCTTATTCTGCAAGTATACTCGAGTGCGGTactcatatcgaggtggcccgggtagaaagttcccgggagcttGAACGAGAGCCCGGGCGTCCGGTGGCCCGGGGAGGAGACGTCCCAGGCATTCACCCGTCCGGCTCCTGATGAACACTTCCTGCCGACTTGTCCTGATTCTGGCCATCCATCCAGTATCCTGGGTCGTCCATGCCCCGTGCACAAGAATCGTCCATGACTCGGGCACAACCCGGGCTATCCCGAGGGTATCACtcattattgtaaatatggtcAGAATTGACACGTCTCACGGATAAATATCCGTAAAACCgactcacaagagatctactattgtaacatatacaaaaaccACGAATATCCATGTGGAAGAGGGGAAATTCCATGCTACCCTTGTGTCATTGTCTCAATAGTGAATATTTAATATTACACGGGGTTTGCTGAAAAATCATGTATCAATAAATATTCACTTTAAAGTAAAATTTTCCAGGTCCTGATCCTCTAGGCCACGGTCCACCAGGTGGgtaaatttttcaatattttccaAAACTGTCCtttcttatattaattaagtaTATTTTAACTAACTTAAATATCCCAAAATAACTTTTTAGTAACTTCGTTTCATAATTACATtaagaaatatgatttttcaCACGACTGTCAACCGGCCCCGCTGAACATATAATTTCTCGAGGCTACAAAATTTGATATACCCAACAACTtatatttaagcctacatgcaTAGTTCTGTctcattttaataaaatattattagagATCTGCACAACTTGTATcatcaatatcaatatcaataaagtGTGTGGCAATCTCTTGATGTTTATACGTGAGACGAGTGAATCATgatcatatttacaataaaaagtaatatttttaacataaaaataatattttttcatgagtgacCTAAATAGAATATCATTATCACAAAATtgagtagtttttttttttaaaatattttttgtttttacattaaataaaaataatttatgatttatttgtaAACTGAGATcatgaaatttatattataaatattaagtACTACTAAAAAATACAgttgaataaaaataacaaaataaataatatgcatAAATATACATCtaagaataaaaaaacatataaaaattataagctgttaattacatttaaaatataagacaaaaatttgtgtgagtcgtattttgtgagacagatctattATTTAGgtaatacatgaaaaaatattactttttatggtaagagtattactttttattgtaaatataagtagggttgactcgtctcacagataaagattcgtgagatcgtctcacaagagacctactcaaaatataatttttgttactataaaaacttaaaatcataaataaattgtAAACTGTGAATAACAACTAAATACGAAAGGGTCCCCCgtcatatataaaataattaagataaaaaaaattgtgaagaATTGGTAAAATGCAAAGAGTAAAGAAAATAATTCCTAttatatttatctttttctttttttaaagcATATAACcggaataaaaattttaaattataaatttgttcattaattattaattaagagtAGATCTTATTTGAGATGGTCTCAAGATTTAATTTTTAGATGACTCAACTTGATCTATAATTAAagtgaaaaatgatattttaaaaataaaaaaaatattttttaataaatgagATCAAGTTGGATATCGGTATTATAAAATTGACATGTGAGATCGTGTGACGAAAATTTTTGTGTAGTAAATAACCTCAACCggtaaaagtaagaaaaaggaTCCGAAAATTCGGGTTACTGACCTATCATGCAGCCTCCGAAAAACAAGGCCTGCACCAACCCAACCTTGTATTTCTGTCCACAAACCAACCCGAACTCTGCAACCGTCGAACTCTCCCCTCCACCGATCCACTCCCAAGAACCGGGTTCAAGTTCGCAAACGCTCTTCGCCGCCGCCGAGCAACCAGCGGTGCCGCCGCTCGTGCAACGCCAAGCAGGTTCCCGGTCGGCGAAGATGACAACCATGGTGTGGAACGCCTCCAGAGCCCAAGCCATGCTGGTCAAAACGAAGTGTCTCAGCTGCCACCGTCCGAACTCCCCGCAAAACTTCTGCAGCATGTCGTCTACGCACAGCCTCTCCGCGAGATTGACGGAGGCCGATTCATCCTGTCCGAGAAGCGGCCGGTGGAGGTTTGGGTCATTGGGACGTGAATATTCCGAAGGGAAATTCCCTGACATTGTAACTTTACATAGGATTTGGAGGACGATCGATGAGTATTGTCTCTTCAATGATGTTTGAGATTAGATtggaaataataaatttcaatttaaatatgttataaaataaatcaaattaaataattataatatctaAAATTAGATATTGACATTtacttaaaaataaatatagatatacgtgttattgataaatcataaattacGACCAATATATATAGCTGCAAACGCTGTATATATCATATGTTTGGAAGCTTGGATTTGATGGGATTTGATGGGATTTGGAATCAAGTTTTTTATGTTTGATTTCAtggattttaaaaaaagaatcgGATTTTGAAGAATTCTACGAGATTTGCTGGGATTTTATTGTGTTGGCTCAAATCTCTTCATATTTGACAACATTTGATAGAATTTGGATTTCAAGCAAATAAAACtcattcaaatatttattttctcaactttATCTTTTTTATTTCTCTTCACGTCATTTTTCTTCGATTCActaataataatttgttttttatttataaaattaggatgtgattaaatatttaattttgaaataatttatttcgctgaatttaaatttgaatcTCATTTTATAAGCATCCAAACATACTCATAGTTTTTACGACCAATTTTCGACCGAATTTGAATGACCAATTTGACATTAAAAGTAGTTATTAgacttgctccagatctgttcTCGGTCGAACTAGACAATTCAGTCCGGTTTTAAAAACATTGACATGACCAGCAAATCATACTTAATATTTGTCAAGTGTATGCTTTAATCCTAATTTCAGGCGTAAAGAACACAAAATTagggtgattttttttttttttgttacaaaGCGTGTCACATTTTTCTTACACGATTAAGATTTATGACACCCAcattatacaatttttttaaaaaaatttttatcATCTTTGTATGAGATACATGTCACAAATCTATGCTCCAAAATTATTGCTTAAGAATTCAATTTAGAGCTCTACGTTCAATAAAATATAAGTGGGTTTGTATAATTAATCTGTGTAATTCTATAGAGTGGTTTATTTATTAGGAACAAACACGTAAAAGTTAGATAATCCCACCATCAACTTTATCTTTTTACAAATTAGGCATTTACCTTTGaataataatatatgaatgaaagCAAGAATCCTTTATTCTTCTTCTTTTGGATGTATGGATCATACATCAGGGTATGTTCATTATATATACGGATTCTATGGGTGTTTGATGATATACTAGCAATTCACGCATACGATATAATTCACACGCATAGATTTTAAtgtgattatttttttaaagaatatgtctcttgtgggacggtttcacgaatctttatctgtgagacgggtcaactctactgacattcacaataaaaagtaatactcttagcataaaaaagtatattttttcatggatgacccaaataagagatctgtctcacaaaatacgacccgtgagaccgtctgaaatgtttttttgtcttttttaaaatatttaacttaTTGATTGTGATTTATAAATAAGTTAGTTATTTTTAGAATTtactaaaatatattattatactaACTTTTATTGGATAAAAGGGGCATTTTTGTATATTCATTAGAATAACCAAAAAGATTACTCTAGCCGTTGATGGATTATTAAATGGTATAGATAATATATACTAATAAAAGGACCTAAAATAAAGTGGATGTTTCTAAATTAATTGCTAAATTTGCTTTTGACCAAGGAAATGAGAAGCCTGTGTTAAGGCATTCTATTTCCCTCACTATTTTAATGTATCATAAATGAATAAATCAACTGTTAGGATGGTATCATGGTAGCTTGAACTCAATCGTTAGAATCAagtatataaaacatataaaataactttatctaaaaaataaatacaaaatctaaataataaaattatttaaagtataTTTATTTACTTTACATAAATGCATGATTATAAGAATAAAATACTTCAAACACATCATGATAATGTAAAtacaatcaaatatttttagcaATATTGTGTTCAATCTACGAGACTTTAATTGTTTCAACATCTATTGAATCAGTAAATTCTCGTATATATAATCTACAAGAAAATACTTTTCTATCTTATTGCGAAATGTCTATGTCTTAAGTTAGAACAAGATTCATTGCTGAAAATGTTGTATTTGTAGTTATTACAACTTAAAATGTTAGAAGTTAGTTCGAGAAAACCCGGTCTCCTATAGACCAAGTGATGAGAAGAAAAATGAGTTGATTTTAGAGAAATGAGAGAAACTTTTATCCATATTCCAATTAAAATTGGTTATTTATACACTTTCTCAACTTAATTAAACTACTAACTCCCTCTAACTTCCTTCTAAATGTCACCCAAAAAAAGTTTCTTGATTATTTGGCTTTTCTTCTTTTCTGCTCGATAAAATAAACTATACTCTCCGACGTGGCAAATGTTCTATTTCCAGTACATTTATTTACATATGACAGTGTATCAAACCGCATTTTAACGTAAATCTCATGAGGGTCTGCCTTCCATGCATGAACAAAGTCAAATGCCGAATATgcatttcataattttcaaaacattttcatCAATTGGCCACAACAGCACTAGCAAAGCTCAAGAGACAAGCATTTGCCGTTAGAACACAAGATCAATAAAGATATGAAACTGTAGCTTCAACATGGCCTTCTCTGCATCTAGGATGTCAAGGAGTTACGCGTTTCCGAGATAAAACTTTTCTTGTGGAAGATGGAGGAGAAGAACCTAAAACCATCCTGGGATTCATTGCTAACATTGGGTTTATCTCTTTCCATTGGGAATGCGCGGTCACCCTTGATGAATTAGGTAGACATTTCCTTTTCTTTCTCAGAAGTTCCCATATTAAAGTATCATCTGTAGCCTGATCAATATGGGTTCGATGCAATACAAAACATCTGTAAAGCCAACTATCGAATAACAAACTGTAATGTTCCGTAAACAAAATATATGGGCATGCAGGCTTGATGTGTTGGTGACCGATGCATATGTTGTTGGGCTATGATGATCTGGAACACACATGGTAAAGTGGAAGAGATATGCACCGAGATAAATAGAATGAATAAGAGGTCCAGTTAACTAAGGGAGATCGCCTGAGCTTTAAGCCTTTAACTTTAACATAGCCCGACGGGAAGAGGTATCAATTTACCTAACTGAACTATTTAAAGTTTAAACTATAGTTGGGATGATAAAAATGACTCATGTTCAACTGCACCTAACATGAGATGTAGACCAACAAAGGGCGGGGTAGACATATAGTAAGAAGTAGCATTGAGGCATGGCCTTATATCTCAAGCAAACGACCTCATAAAATAGTTATGTTGGGAAAGAAATATGTGGGCTTTTTGAGTCACCAACTTTTCATTATCTTATATATTTTCCTAAGAACTATGTAAGTTGTGGGACATTAATAATTTACAAAATACATGTGGAAAGTCTTGCTAGATTCTCTATGCATGCTGTAACTCAGATTACTCCAAACAATTCCTAACAAAAAAATGGTTGCGCAACTCATACCTCTTGTTGTGTCACGTTCTCTGGTCCTTCTTTAGCATTTATTAGCAATCCTGGGTATAATGTCATTTTCTGAGTTGTTTCTTCCATTTCCCTTAACTTGCTCAAAGCCTCAACCCTACTCAACTCAGCTAACCTTACTGTTTTTCTTGCTTCCTCCAACTCAAACTTCCTTGCGATCATCACGCTGTCCATCTCTTTAACTACCTCCAATAAATGTGAACATGTTCCGGATTTCATTTCAACTTTAAGAACATTTACGTACTCAACCATGGGATTACACATATGCATAGCCAATTCATGAATTAGGTCATCCACTTGAACCTCCACTGACCCGAGGGCGCCTATAACGAGATCAGAGGCGGCTTTAAGGAGCTTGAGCATTACAAGGGAGAGGTCATTCTTCTGGTTTGACTGATGGATAGAAGAAGCATAAGTCAATGCTTTGAGGAAGAAATTTTGTATGGAAGCTTGATGGTCTGCTAGGCTCTGGAAGATGCTCTTTTGGCTTGAATTAACCTGAGTTTCAATTTTTCTCAGAAGGTCGATCAGTCGTATAAGTTGCTGCTTCTGTCTATCCTTCAGGTCATTGCTAGCTACCATAGCCCTACTCAAATAGTGTTCATCCTGAAATTCAAAGAAATCATGTAAGGTGGGCTCAAAATATCAAATATGTAAGAATATACTGCAACAAAAAAaagtcattaacatttaaacAGATGAAACTCCTCGACAGAGAGCATTGTGACTACTCTGCTTATTGGTCACATTTACACTCAAGTCTTAGAGCTAATCATTTTGATAATAAATGAAAAATTTGCCTGAATATTCTTTGAATTCATAAGCAAATCTGTGCCCTTGCAATCTTACTCCCAGAACATCACTTCCAGGCATGACCACTTATGATTGCTTATAgataataacagattttaccttaTAATCTGTTGAAACTTCTCTCTGCATATACTTTACCGAGACTCAAGACTTCCCTTCATAGTGGTAAGTttcaagtgaaaatatcattttcctGTTTATTTATGGGGAACGTGATTGTGATAGACATCACTGTGTTCATCTAATAGATTCTCCTCAACAAATTTATTCCTTCACCAACAACTTTTGCGATGCATTTTAATGCTGCAGTTAGTGGGAAATTATAAAGGTAATACTATTTTGGGTATTATTGGCAAATTATGGTGATTAACTTTGTATCCCTAATGAAATATAAATTGTCTCAGTGGAAAAAATTACGTGGTACATCTTACAACTCTTCTTCTATCTACCCCTCGAAATCCTAATGAATGTAATTACTACACCAGTAAACCCGTATACTCCATCACTCTTTACTCcacaaattttatttaatatatggtaatCCTCTACACCTATAAAGAGGGCACTTCTTAATTTTTTACTAAATGTACACAGAAAATGCAAAATATGCTAGTATAAAGAAGTATACTACAATAGACAGCTCACAGCTTTGTTATAAAGCACAAATAATATAAGGTTTGCTATGAGTCGTTTAAATTGTAAACGTCAGGTTGTTAACTTGTACCCAGAAGGACCGGGTGAAGACTTTTACTGTAGGATCAGCGAAGGTAGCATACCACAATGGGCTTGAATCTCCTCAAGAGAGCAAGATATTCATGTCTTATTCTGATAAGCGTTATGTTTATGTCAGCTGTAATACATAACAATTAGTACTTTTTGTCGCAACATGGGTGGACATAAATTATCCTACAATTACAAGGAGAAGCACCAACAATAAAGATGAAAATTTCATCGTTAATACCAAATTCTGAGAGAATACAAGTTCAAGCAGTAGTTGACTTCCACGATCTCATCCTCACACAACATATTGCACGTGCAAGTATGGAATTTatgtataaaaatgtataatttacaAGCAAACGGATCTGCTTTCTCAATCGCCAATAATGACCTTATTGTAATTCATGTCACTTCTCCAATAACTCTCCCAAACATGAGAACTTTCGGTGGTCTTGTAAAAGAAAAAGGATAAGCAGTAACTAGCACACGGATGCAGGTATGCTACACTCTCTCATAATTCAATATAGGGTGAAATCACTAAACTACTGTTTAAAACAACCAGACAAACTCCATTGAAAATAAAGGTACGAGAAATCGGAAGACATTGGCTACTCATCCTTATCCAAATGCATACGAAAGATTCTATATGGACCATGAATACGAAGCATAAAAACTAAAGTCCAAGGTACAACAACAGTCGCTTCATGCTTATTAATACCTCGGGTAATTATGAGACGGGTACGGTGGTACCCCTTTGTAGcaaaattatatcaaattgGTGTGGTACGGAAATTACTCATATGAACTCTTCGTTGCGTGTACGGGAAAAAAATGAATGTTTAAAGCTTGATCAGATGAAGATAAATATAAAAAGTTTCTAGATTACCTGAGAATTCGAACGATCATTGGCAGTGAGTACAGAATTGAATCTCCCCTCCGCGGCCATTTCAACCGTCTTCAACCCAACAAGTTTCGTCAACGGCACAGCCAGGGAGGCAAACACATCTTCCGCCTTGGCAAAACATTAATACAAGAGAATAAATTACTTCCGCTGAAGAAAATCTATTCGAATGCAATGCATCATCAAATAAATACCTCCAGCAAACTTGCGGCGACCTGAGAATTGAGCCGATGGAAGGCGATTTTGAGCTGCTGGTGGGACGAGAGTATTCGCGAGAGCTTCAATTGAAGAGCTTCGGTCAACGGCGGCGACGCGGCGAGGTTGGCTCGAGTTGGAATCCGGTGCGTCATTATCAATTTTTGGCGGGAGAAAAACTCTAAACATCCATGGGGAGACGGGAGAAtcgaatatacatgtctttttctttcttttgcaTTTGAACCTTTTTTCTACCACTCTATTCCCCTTTATCCACGGTAAAATATGTCAAatcttaaaagaaaatattataaattaccCATACGGTAGgaacaaaaatattaaaaaaaagtttGTCACGTAGACATTCTCATGTATTTATATTTGTAACGAATCAATCGatttatatatacaataaaaataaaattttgaaataaattaatattttcataGATATCATTGATTCGGAGATTTATGAGATATCttacataattttaaaaaaaaaaattgaattgagtaattaaaaaaaactattcTATTATAGTATAaattaatcaaatataaatttattattaatcaGATTTTATCTATTAAAGTACTGTTTGATTCATAGTATGAGATATATAGTACGGAGATaagtaatattttataataataaaataaatagaaaatgatagttaatatagtgtttgatttaattgatttgattgattaaatttgagataatatgatattatcattttgtcattgttaaaaatattaatagaatattaataatattatttattttaagggtaatatcgtaattttatattattgatttgattgatgtgagataaattattacgaatttgattgatgtgaaataaataattaataatttgattgatcgAGATAAGTAATACTTGTACAAAACAAGTGATATGATATGACTATTTATATTAGTACTTACAAGTACTTAACCAAACGAACATCaattttttctttca includes:
- the LOC142523470 gene encoding uncharacterized protein LOC142523470 isoform X1, giving the protein MTHRIPTRANLAASPPLTEALQLKLSRILSSHQQLKIAFHRLNSQVAASLLEAEDVFASLAVPLTKLVGLKTVEMAAEGRFNSVLTANDRSNSQDEHYLSRAMVASNDLKDRQKQQLIRLIDLLRKIETQVNSSQKSIFQSLADHQASIQNFFLKALTYASSIHQSNQKNDLSLVMLKLLKAASDLVIGALGSVEVQVDDLIHELAMHMCNPMVEYVNVLKVEMKSGTCSHLLEVVKEMDSVMIARKFELEEARKTVRLAELSRVEALSKLREMEETTQKMTLYPGLLINAKEGPENVTQQEATDDTLIWELLRKKRKCLPNSSRVTAHSQWKEINPMLAMNPRMVLGSSPPSSTRKVLSRKRVTP
- the LOC142523470 gene encoding uncharacterized protein LOC142523470 isoform X3 codes for the protein MTHRIPTRANLAASPPLTEALQLKLSRILSSHQQLKIAFHRLNSQVAASLLEAEDVFASLAVPLTKLVGLKTVEMAAEGRFNSVLTANDRSNSQDEHYLSRAMVASNDLKDRQKQQLIRLIDLLRKIETQVNSSQKSIFQSLADHQASIQNFFLKALTYASSIHQSNQKNDLSLVMLKLLKAASDLVIGALGSVEVQVDDLIHELAMHMCNPMVEYVNVLKVEMKSGTCSHLLEVVKEMDSVMIARKFELEEARKTVRLAELSRVEALSKLREMEETTQKMTLYPGLLINAKEGPENVTQQEMFCIASNPY
- the LOC142523470 gene encoding uncharacterized protein LOC142523470 isoform X2 — protein: MTHRIPTRANLAASPPLTEALQLKLSRILSSHQQLKIAFHRLNSQVAASLLEAEDVFASLAVPLTKLVGLKTVEMAAEGRFNSVLTANDRSNSQDEHYLSRAMVASNDLKDRQKQQLIRLIDLLRKIETQVNSSQKSIFQSLADHQASIQNFFLKALTYASSIHQSNQKNDLSLVMLKLLKAASDLVIGALGSVEVQVDDLIHELAMHMCNPMVEYVNVLKVEMKSGTCSHLLEVVKEMDSVMIARKFELEEARKTVRLAELSRVEALSKLREMEETTQKMTLYPGLLINAKEGPENVTQQELALQMFCIASNPY